One genomic window of Candidatus Rokuibacteriota bacterium includes the following:
- a CDS encoding MaoC family dehydratase N-terminal domain-containing protein, with protein sequence MTTVELSPEGLKQHIGRRAVSSDVVTPGPANLLRLSFGRPEPELRHGDPLPPGWLCLYFLPQFPPNGLRPDGSPLDAGVVPPMPLPRRMFAGERLRWHLPIRIGDELRRETELADLTMKPGATGTLVFASVVNRVYGREGLVLEEERRTVFREEVRAGERNQAPRREDAPADVPWRRSITPDPVLLFRFSALTFNSHRIHYDRPWAMEVEGYPGLVVHGPLTSTLLLDFARDHNPGRAVQSYTTQARAPLFDNAPFELRGRPSADGRGALLWAVTPEGTVAMSAQVEFA encoded by the coding sequence ATGACCACGGTAGAGCTGAGCCCCGAGGGCCTCAAGCAGCACATCGGGCGGCGCGCCGTCTCGTCCGACGTGGTCACGCCCGGACCCGCGAACCTGCTGCGCCTGAGTTTCGGGCGCCCCGAACCCGAGCTCCGCCATGGTGACCCGCTGCCGCCCGGCTGGCTTTGCCTCTACTTCCTGCCGCAGTTCCCGCCCAACGGCCTGCGGCCCGATGGCAGCCCGCTCGACGCAGGCGTGGTCCCGCCCATGCCGCTGCCGCGGCGCATGTTTGCCGGCGAGCGACTGCGCTGGCATCTGCCGATCCGTATCGGCGACGAGCTGCGGCGTGAGACCGAGCTGGCCGACCTGACGATGAAGCCGGGCGCCACCGGCACGCTGGTGTTCGCGTCCGTGGTCAACCGCGTCTACGGTCGGGAAGGGCTTGTGCTCGAGGAGGAGCGGCGCACCGTGTTCCGCGAGGAGGTCCGGGCCGGCGAGCGGAACCAGGCTCCCCGGCGCGAGGATGCCCCCGCCGACGTTCCATGGCGGCGGAGCATCACCCCGGATCCGGTCCTCCTCTTCCGCTTCTCGGCCCTCACCTTCAACAGCCATCGGATCCACTACGATCGTCCTTGGGCCATGGAGGTCGAGGGATACCCGGGGCTGGTCGTGCATGGACCGCTCACCTCCACCCTGCTCCTCGACTTCGCGCGTGATCACAACCCCGGGCGCGCGGTCCAGAGCTACACGACCCAGGCGCGCGCCCCCCTCTTCGACAACGCGCCGTTCGAGTTGCGGGGCCGGCCGAGCGCGGATGGTCGTGGCGCCCTGCTGTGGGCCGTGACCCCGGAGGGTACCGTCGCCATGAGCGCGCAGGTGGAGTTCGCGTAG